The window GTGAAGAGGTTCTGCACGGCCTGCAGCATCTTGCCAAGCGACTCTCGAAGCGTGCGCctggggtggggtgggggcgtCGTGAACCACTGCTGTTGATAGCAACGTACACGGAAGAAGAATGTAGAACAATGAAGAAAGAAAAACCAGGCTTGAGCGCAGGGAGAGCGTCAATGCAAGGAGTACCAAGGCAcgtacatgcacacacgcgtaaATCCACTGCTGACGCCCGGCGTGGCAGAGCGAGCGAAGAGGTgagagtgggggggggttggGTGTAAACAGCCGAGGGGCGACGAGCACGACACGGCGGGTGGGAAAGAAGCGAGAGCTTGAGTGAGACTAAAATNNNNNNNNNNNNNNNNNNNNNNNNNNNNNNNNNNNNNNTTTTAAACAGCCGAGGGGCGACGAGCACGACACGGCGGGTGGGAAAGAAGCGAGAGCTTGAGTGAGACTAAAAtggtgacacacacacacacacacacacacacacacactgtcgaggaagagaaaaaaagagagctgAAGAAAGAACTAAGGCAAATCTAATAAGTAAAACCAAACGCACAAACCGATAACGAAAACAGGGGAgaggtgtgtatgtgtgtgggcgctctacaccgagagagagcgcagatacacacacacacacacacgcacacttcGCGAAGTTTGGGGGAGAGGGTCAGGGGGGAAAGAAAAACTAAACGAGCGGCAACGAtggatgtgcgtgtgggcgggtgtgtgcgctgcaAGCACGATGCACCCCAACAGTAATGACGACGAACCACAGCAATCGTGTGATAGAGGTGTCTCCGCGCGTTTGTCTGCGCCCTGTTCTGTGGCCCCTCAGGGAAGGATTGGCGaagcggaggtggagggccGAGGGTGAAGCCCGTTGGAGCTCTCGATGGCAAAGCAGAGACGGGCAGCCAGCAACGAAATAGTCAATGAAACCTTCACAAAACCGCGGACCCCCAAGCGGATAatgcgaggcggcgcacggTGGTGCGGGGTTGAAGTGAAATCGGTCGGGTGTGGGGATGACTCGTGGCAGAGATGATGAGTATCCATGAAGAATTCCAGTGAGGTGAGGGCAAGAATtggggagagaagaggcggaaCAGTAGATGAGCGCGACGAGAGAAACACCCTGAAAAGCATGCACACCAATCAGGCAAAAAGCTAGTGGTGCTGTGCATGAGGTGaagggggtgtgggtggggtggggagagtgAGTGACCAGCAGACAGCGGCGTACGAACCAGACACCGCGCTAACGCAACGctcttgcccccccccccctcccctccctctacaCGAGGGGCAGCCGACGACAcagaagaaaagcaaaaacaaaCCAAGCGAGCTGTcgggagagcgagaaagaggaaTCGCCGTCTCCCCCGCCCTTTTCTTGACGGCATTCGTTTTCTTTGTCGTTTCGCATGTACTTTTCCAGTCGAACTTACAGGGACATGTCACGCACCACCCAACAACACACTTCCTCAGTAGCACAAAGCCACGACCCGAGTAGCCGGACGCGCATAGGCACATGCGCACCGGCGGAAAGGGAGACGGGGCAGGAAAGCTGCGGCCACTACGCACGAGCCTTCGGCAGGCCCACtgcatcgcgcagcaccgctgtcACATCCCCGTTCTTCTCCTGCAGCAGGGACCGCGCGCACTCGGGCGtcaccgtcagcgccgccgccacgaccTGCACATCCTCGTCCGCCACCGGGACTGCGGCCagctcgcgcgcacgctgctcCTTAGCCTCACTCTGCTGAGTCACCTCGGCGTGCAGCTTCTTCatgcgctcctgcagcgccgcaaggTCGTCGGTGCGCAGCTTAGACGTTTTCTcagcctcgccgctgccggtgacCTTGCGCATGGACTTCTGCTCATCGGCCTGCCGCGTCATGGCTGCGAAGGGGGAAAGCGACGGACCGGAGGGGTGGgatagggagggaggggggaggggcctgatgggaagagggagagagattCGGAGAACGCATAAAGAGTGAGGGGGTGAGCCAGAGAAGGATGTGAGCGATGAGGGGGCgagcgcatacacacacacacacaaacagggGGTACAGGGAGAGCTTGGCAACAGTGCCTGTGTGGCCACTCAGACAGGCACTGCGAACAGCTGAGCATGAGACTTGGCGGatgaatgtgtgtgtgcctgaTGGAGAGAATGGGAACCGCATTCTCTGGGGCTTCATCGAGCGTTGATAGCGAAGAAACTCTCTTGATCAACGCGATGCACTAAGCGACAGTATTTCTAGCACTTGTCGTACGCTTATCGCTCGTGATTTTCATGTCGTCGTTGGACGTGATGCCGGCTAGTCgaagcgcgtgcacacgcacgcacaaggtCTTTGGATTCATGAAGAAGGAAGGGAAAGCAAAACGCGTacacgcgtgcgtgaagaGGTAAGTTCGAGGTGCGCAAAAATGATCGGCAGGCGGcacgtggcagcagcagcatacacagacccacacacacacacatacacgcaggAAGAACGTAAcatcgcacgcacgcatctcTTCGCATGCCGGCTCGCAAGACGGAGCGATACGGCGCAAGATATCATACCCACAAaatccaaaaaaaaaaataccAGCATACAACGCTAAAGATTCTCTGCGTTTCACCTAGCGGCCTACGACGCCACCTCAGTGGAGGAGGCAAGCATTCTTGGCGCCATGCGCTCCGCCTTGCGAATTAATATGCTGAGGGTTTCATCGAGGTGGGCCAGCCTCCTGGTGATGTCGCTGGCCATCGCGGACGCACCGGTGCCACTGTGCGTGAGCTGCCGCTGATTGATAAGCCCGCGCAGCTCCAACACTGGTAGTGacgtcgacgacgatgccggcggtggtgcaccACCGTCCGAGCAACCTGTCTCCACATTCGCGCCAGGGGGCAACGGCGAAATCTGCGGCGACTTCAACTTCACCTCCttgaagagagaaaaggagcgCCGGCCAGTGGTGCTCTTGGGAGttccgctgctggcgctgagGGCCGTGCTCATCGGCGAACGCGGGGACCCGGCCGGGGTTGTGCGAAGAGATGACTGGCGGCTCAGCGCGGTGAGGGCGTCATAAAAGGTGTAGGTGGAGCGGATGAATGCCATCTCGGACTCGACAAACTCGCGGCGGAGGGAGCGAAAACTGCAGGCCTggctgctcagcagcagcgcgttgAACTGAATGGAGAGCGGGTTGCGCTTCTCCAGCTTTGCCAGGTAGAGCTTCCACGCGCGCTGGATGGTGCGAGCCGCCTCACCAGGAACTTGCGCACACAGCTTGTTGGTACGAAAGAGCGTGTGCAAGTTGCGCTCTGCCGGAGTGACGCGGGTTAGCGCGTGCATCAGGCTGACGCACCAGGCGATGACGAGCAGCCCCAGGCACCAGGCGAGAAAGGCAGTGAACCGCCCTACCCACGTCGATGGGACGACGTCGCTGTACCCGACGAAACCCATggtggaggagcagaagTACACGGCGTCCGCGTAGCTGACCTCCTCACCCTTGCTGTACAGCAGAGCCATCCCGAGCCACGCCACGATAAAGCCGCACGCCGTCGCGATGGCGTGCCGATATATAAAGGTGTGACGGAACATGTAGAGGGAGTTGAAGCGATACCCACACAGCGACGCCACGGCGCGCTTGAAGACGCTCTGGGTGGAGAGGCGTGTGACGTACATCACGTAGACGTACGAGCGCAGCACAATAAAGCTGTCCAGCACCCGCGCCCAGCTGGAAGTGCCCTTGACGCCGGGCGGGGCCATAATGATCCAAACCAGCATCTCGCACAGCATCAGCGACAGGTGTGGGGAGTGCAGCGAGTTCACGGCGTGACTGGCTGGGTTCGTCACACCCGCAAAGCGCGCCTTGATGCGGTAGACAACGACGATGCACACCTCTCCCGCCAAGGAGAGGGCCAAAATGAGGACGTGCACCACAACGTTACCAGCGTACCCGCTCACCTGCAAGATGGAGAGCATGAAGCACAGAAATGCGAGGAAGGCCATCACCCCTCTGAACCAGAGGTGAGACATCTCGTCATGCTCCAGAGAGACGAGACGCTGCGTCATCGGGTTCGACGTGGGTGGCACGGCCGTCGGCGCCTGCGCCCGCGACAGCTTCCCGACACGCTCTCGAAGCTCCATCGTTCTACTTGCGCCTCTTTGTATGTGTACAGTGCGCTACGTACAACCGTTTGTCACGCTCCACCGTGCTCGGCAACAGGCTGATGTGCCGCTACTTATTTGCCGTCGCGTGGCGTGGtatcaccaccgccgcggcctctCTCTTGGGTAGAGTGACGTTATGCCTGCCGGCCGTTCTCACTTactgtatgcgtgtgtgtgcgtgcggggcggcagcggtagcacaagcgagagagacaagtCGAAAGGTGGAGAGTCATCGGGCGCGTACACAgtcagcgacgacgacgacaaccgCTAACGTAGAATGAGAATGTAAGCCGAAAAAGCACCTTCGAATAGACGACGGACCTGCGCACGTAGAGGGAGAGTAGGCCGAGAGTCCCCATGAGTGCATTGTCAAGCGGAAAGGACGACTTGCATGTCTGCGCGGCACCTCGCAAACGGCGTATTGACGTCCAACATACCAACAGCAGACATGGGGAGCATGATGCCATCGAGTCAAACACCATACTCTTCGGCCGTCGCTGCACGCAGCGAGTTGCACCGTTTCTAGTCGCGTGTTCCTTGTACATTGGGAGCAGGTGCTGGAACCTCTCAGCCAACAGACACGCATTACGCACACTTACTTGGGAGAAATGCTGCCCCTTTAGCTTTTCGTGTttgaaaagaaagagggaaaacTGCATCACGCTCGTCTCCGACGCGATGTACGGAGGCGAcacaaacaaacacacacacacacacacacgagagccCTCTCGCTAGAGGAACACGACTTTCCCTTATTCATTTGACACCCCGCTTCACGCAAACACTTCTTCCATGTCTGCAATGCCCCACGACGGCAACGTGATATGTGCTGCACGTCACGCAGGGGAACAAGAAAGCATGCGTCCAAAGGCGACGAAGGCAAAGCCCGTCATATTCCACGCAACGCCAGCACATCCGTCCTGTACCTTCCCGACGCACCTGAAGAGCGAAATCAGCTAAAGAtgtacacatacacacgcgcacacacagaccaCAAACCTCCTCACGCCAGAGACAGCTTCCGAGCACAGCCAGGACCGGCTGCTCCATCATTTGCCCCTGACTCTTTACTCTtgagagaacaaaaaaaaatgcaacGGCATtcccctcaccaccacccccttcttTCGACGTGTgctgaggagggagggagggaggggagggggagcgggCAGAGAtgaagccccccccccctccccccaccttcgaaaaaacaaacaaacgaACACTGATAACGCCTACATGTGTACAcatgtacatatatatatatatgcatatatagAGGAAGGGAGAAAAGAGAGCGCACAGACAACAGTGCAGAGACACCGCAACATACGCGCTccctcgcacgcacgcacgcacgcacatgtgtCTTGTGTGCCGCCGTTATTGCTCCCTGCATCTGCGTATAGAGTGCGCCGCAGTCGGAGCGACGTGGCGGCTCCGCGCGCGAAGGTGAGAAGGGAGGGTGGGATCCAGGAAAGCGCAACGCGGGCGAGGCCCAAACCTCTAAGGGTCCAAGATGAACAGAGCTGAGCGGCTGAAAGACACATCAAATCCGCACCATTGCCTAAGAAAATGGGAAGAAGATCAGTCCGTTGATGAGCAACACCAGCCGTCTTtcttccgcctcctcagATCCTGCACTAGATCGCACCATCAGCCATCTGCATCACATCTGGGACACAGCCATGCTAGGGGGATGTGTCTCGGCCACAGCGCTGATAGCCTCTAGCACCTCTGTCAGACGCGCGCACTTCTGTTCCAGCTGCGTCACCCGGTCCCTCCACTCCGCCATCTCTGCCACTgacgccgctgtgccgctgctgcttgtcaGGGCGACCGGCAGCGCAGTGCCGATGGGCTCTAGCGAGTCGCCTGGAAGAACAATAATGGTCTCGATGTCGCGCCGCGATAGCGATGAGGCTAGCACGTCACGGTCGCGCAGGGCGAGGTGCACGCGATCCACGTCCTTtgcccgctgcagctgccgcgccgccttctccgtgAGTTGCAGGTATGCATTATACTGGTACGCCGACAGCCCTGTAAGCGGATGAATATTCGTCTCGCTCAGCGAGCGCACCGCACCgttcagctgctgccgtgtgcgccgcaccgcggaAATCATGTCAGTCAAAAGCCACGACAAAACCAGTGTGTAGACCTTCTGCTTCAAGGACGGCGCGTGAGGCCCGACCTTTCGAGCCTTGCGCAACCGCCACGCCAGCTGGATGACGCGGGCAGAGCGGCCTCGCAGACTGTGTGCGAGATCGTGACACTCCATTAACGTCTGCATGTTGTGCGAGCGGTCCGACGCCTGTAGCAGCGAGTACATGGTGATGATCAGGAAGGCCATAATGACGTAGCTCAAGATCCAGGCGATAAAGGCAACGACGCGGCCCGAAAGCGTGGAGGGGGTGATGTCGCCGTACCCCAGCGTCGACAGAGACTGAAAGGAAAACCAGAGGGCATCACCGAGGGAGAGGTTCTGGGTGCGTGCGAACAGGCAGCCGACCGTCAGCCACGCACATAtcaccaccgtcaccacgACGCGCGTCTTGTGGTGGAGCAGCCCGGTGCGAATAAGAAAGGAGGTGGAAAGTGGCAGGTCACTGATCGCGGACATGGCGCGGCAGAAGGTTCGGTGCACGTACATAGCGTTGTTCAGGTACACGATGACGGAGTACAGGCGCAAGAAGATGAAGTAGTTTAGCAGCTCGAAGAACTGCTTGCCAACGAAGACAAAAGGCGGGGTCTGGATGTTCCACAGCACGATTTCGGCCACCATGTGAAGGAAGTACGGTGAGGTGAAGATGTTGCGCCCCTCGAACAGCAGGTTTGTCACGCCAGAGAACTGTGCCTTGACCTGGTACGTTTTGCATATGACGAGGGCGGCTGCCTGGGAGACGATAAAAATGGTGCAGTTCACCAGAAACGCCGAGCTCCCAATGCTCAGCAGCGAGAGCAT of the Leishmania donovani BPK282A1 complete genome, chromosome 14 genome contains:
- a CDS encoding ion transport protein-like protein, producing MKRSITKGPRLLGRRIKHFLKDDLYIDVSYQEAPPKMVARELAALEVLSVYHRWLRGVQALLSIAVFMLSLLSIGSSAFLVNCTIFIVSQAAALVICKTYQVKAQFSGVTNLLFEGRNIFTSPYFLHMVAEIVLWNIQTPPFVFVGKQFFELLNYFIFLRLYSVIVYLNNAMYVHRTFCRAMSAISDLPLSTSFLIRTGLLHHKTRVVVTVVICAWLTVGCLFARTQNLSLGDALWFSFQSLSTLGYGDITPSTLSGRVVAFIAWILSYVIMAFLIITMYSLLQASDRSHNMQTLMECHDLAHSLRGRSARVIQLAWRLRKARKVGPHAPSLKQKVYTLVLSWLLTDMISAVRRTRQQLNGAVRSLSETNIHPLTGLSAYQYNAYLQLTEKAARQLQRAKDVDRVHLALRDRDVLASSLSRRDIETIIVLPGDSLEPIGTALPVALTSSSGTAASVAEMAEWRDRVTQLEQKCARLTEVLEAISAVAETHPPSMAVSQM